Below is a window of Stigmatopora nigra isolate UIUO_SnigA chromosome 3, RoL_Snig_1.1, whole genome shotgun sequence DNA.
TTTCCGTACGATTGATCATGAATAGTATGCCAGAAGATAGGAAAAGTTCTACCTGGCATGTCGCTGTAGGAGCTGGCCGATGCGTTGCGAGAAGAGGCAGAGGTGGCGGTTGACTGTGCCGGCGTACTTCCTGCTACGGAGTGAAGAACCAGGATAATTGCGTTGACCAAGGCTGGGTGGGAACTGATGAGCCTGTGAGAGAAGCCAATGGGAAAttcaaggtatttttttttttctgataggaCCAAAACGAGTACTCACGTGTCCAACATGTTGGGGTCAGTGAATTGCACAAAGAGATCTTTGTCTTGCAGCACacctaaaaaacaataaaactgtaAGCATTTTGTTTCACACAAATTAAAAGATGGGGTCTTACCTAAGGCCACCGGGTCCGACCGGAGCCCTGGTGTGGCGACGATAATCTGATCCAGAGACTCTTTGTTGGTTAACATTTTGTACACCTGAATGCAGGGTTGACacattgttttcaattattttaatgatatttgGGTTATTACTGTTCCTCACAATCCGTTTAACATAtattaaggtattttttttgacttttgtgCCCTTTTCTTTCATTATAATTTAGACATCAGCCTCCCGAGACAActaaaatttaatatactttcttttttaaacaaggGAGAAGATCAATTCGTGCGTAACATACATTCAAAGACAGTCTCACCGATTCTCTATATGTGGAGTGTAGTGAGTGGAGAGCAGCATGAAGCATTCGGAACTCCCTGGATGCAGTAGCTCTGTTCACAGGTTCTGAAACACAAAAACAGGAATTCTAATTAATCGCCGTGCATTATGAATGACAAGTCTTCTTTGCATACCATGTTAAGACACACCTGCGATGCTTTCTGGCTCTGGCCAAGTCTTTTTCAGGATATGCAATGTAGACCCTGGTTGAATTCCACAGGCATCCAGTGTGAAGTCGTCCTTCAATTTACGTCCACAATGAACCAGCTCTGGGACAAGATAAgcgttttgtatttatttatgcagAAGAACACAGGTTATCCCCCGCCTGCTGCCTGAAGCCAACTggaatcggctccagcaccccctgtaaccCTTGTGAGAGGCTCGTAGTGGAATCTCTGAACTACCATGATGCGTTCAAGGGACATCGGAGAAAAAGATGTCTACATTTTACGTATCCTTTCAGGTAATGTAAAAACTGCAACCAGGGTATAATTTACTGTAATGTAAGATTTGTAGTACCTATGAGGTCCGGGTCAGGTATGCAGTCTGAGAGCTGTGCGGCTACAAGCTGCTTTAATGTGGCGACTCTGTACCCTCCAGGGGCAACGTCCCCAGGCATCATCTCCGGGAAGTGGAACGTGGATTTAGGCTGATCTAACAGCTTCAGGGATAGGTGCCAGTCGGACGAAGCCATCTGGTGAGAGAAAATACAAtttgttaataaatataaagCTATAGTGCTGAAAAAATCCAATGCAATGATAGCAGACTTGCTAACCATATTAATCAAGGTACAGTTAGGAAATGCATATTTATGTCAATGATATATAACACGTTTTATTGGAAACGGATACTCAAAATGTAATAAGGTAAGGAGATCATAATGAATTGCGTATTTATTTTTGAGAAGCGCACACTCACCGTTCCTATGTTGACATTCGATTCACTTCCGCGGTTTGTGTCACGTGTTGTACGTTGCGTTTAGGGTCAGTGTCAATATTTGGGAATTTACAGTCTCTTGTTTGttggttttttctttttatgcggACTAGTAATACAAAatacatatgtttttttatctttagaTACTAATCCGTTATGTTCAGTAGTTAATAGATCGTGTGCTTCACTGTCTTTAGACGCCGCCTCCTGTCTCGGGAGGAAAATGTGATTCCAGACTGATGAATCATGACTTATATTTCCATCTGGTCAAGAGAGAAGATCCAAATTTGGCGGAATAATAAAACTTGTTGAGTTTTTTAAGTAAccccatttatattttaatgaaattaaaaaaaacataagaatcaATAATGAAACACCCagtaatttaaatatatataactgTAATTGACATCTGGCGTTCAGATGTGAACTTTTTTGGGTCATGTTGCGCGCacttgtttattattttgtcaTACTTTACCCAAATTGTGATGCGATTATTAAAGTACTTTATATTCAAACATAAACTCTGACAGCAAGCAGTTAATCGGGGAATTGTCGGGATTCTCCCCCTCCAAATGACATCATCACCGGCCCAAACAGTAAGGAGTGGTTAAGGAGCAAAAGGGACCCGTCCGCAATCAATTGAACACACCCGCTCACTTTGATAAACTctaaaaaatagttattttaaacAATCAAAACACAACGCAGATACAAACGGACGAACGACAGCACTTAAACGCAACATCGAGTGTCCTGGAAGGacactttctactttttttctCGTCTTTGTCCCAGCATGGTAAGAAACTTCATCCATAGCTAGCGGTAATTTCGTCAACACGTGTGTCTACTATTAAACGATCGGGTTattaaaaccaacaaaatcAACTGATTTTTATAATGCCATGATCTGTTTTTAGTCCCTGGTAAATACGTAGGGAATATGGAAAAAGCTAAATATTTAGCAGTTGTAGCATTCAAATATATAGCGCCCCCGGTTGGCAAAGTGGGGTCATTACAACTGATGATGCGCTCGAAGTTATACATAAGACCATACAACGTTTTATAGGGCAAGTAAATATCTTGCGTGAGTAAAGTATATTAGAATACTGTTGCAGAGTATTTTTAATGAGGTTTTGGTcctgatttaatatttttatgtatcATTATTGTTCAGAATGCTTCCTGTACAACATAGACTGCAGGGTTGGCCAACTCCAGTCCATGAGAGccactatccagtctgttttctgtatctccctcctctaccacacttgaatcaaatgTTCAACTCATCAGAAATATCTCCAGAAGCTTCTTACTGgacccaattatttgattcaggtgtgttggtggagggaaatCTGAAAAACAGCCTGGATTTTGGGTTTCAaggactggagttggccacccctgatacTACAACATCCTGTACAATGTAGAGGATGTTGTAGTTTCCATCCGGATAACTTGTGTGGCATGTTGTTCTTGATACCGTGTGGAGTAGTGATGTCATTCTCTGTCCAAACATGTGGACTATTGtccgttatttttttgttcttttagtgATACATAAACCAGAAATCCATTGTCAGCATTTTTGTATGAATCACTTGATAGCAGAAATGCTGCTGATTCAGTCTCAACTAGTTTGTTGTTTGAAGAAGTGATGTCATTAACTGTGGGATGTTGAGCTATATCCACTTTTGGATGTTATTCCATCATCAAACaatatataaagtaaaatacaacaataaaacaataaacaataaaCATGTAGTTAAATTCTGTGGACCATCAGTGTTATGCTTCGACCAAGGTTGGGCAAATATTTAGATTCTCTGGCAAAACCGTTTTCAAATGTTTGTATTTCATGCCAAAATGGGGTTTTCCTATACAAGCGAACTATTCATTTGACCTATTTCACGTTAAAAATGGTCTAACAAACATCAACGGACAATAAATGTGACTCGTCTTGAtcgtttgtatgtatatatacatataatatattgtGCTTTTATTGAAGGAGATGATTTTTGAAGTTAAAAAGACAAACTCCTCACATTGGGGGAGCGCTGAAGCCAGTTAGTCACTTCCTGGTGTCTGGTTACCACCAGGCGGAGACAGGAGGCGACCTGTGGTTTGGTTTTCCAACTTCACATTGTGCTCTTCAGACTATAACTCAAAGGAAAAGGGGGAtaattttatttccttttagaGTTCGGGGAAATAGTGGCGAGCTGCTCTGTTACACAAACTTTGGTCATGATGACATTGTAGCCCATCCCACAATCACACATTAAAacggatttaaaaaataataataatggaaatagcctttttatttttcacaattcCAAATACATTACACATCCTCTTGTGGTTTAAATCTGTTACTTTTCAGGGGGAAACCCAGCCCCCATGCTTCCAGCAACCAGATACTATCAATCAAAATAAACAGATGACTACATATTTTGGGTATATCTTTCTAATTGCCGTGTTTTGAATATTGCAGTCTCAGGCCTGAAGACTTTTTCCTGCTGTTGGAGTCCACACCAGGATTGACACGATGTCCCTGCTGATGCCCCTTATGCTCTCTGCCATGCTGGCTGTCCAAGCTGTCGGTGAGTGCCAGATGTGGTAACAAAATGCCCTCGGGTACCATTAACCCTGGAAATAATTGGAATAGGGGGGAAAAAGGATTTTAATGAATCAGTCTAAAATTTAAtcgacatttttaaatattatttttatatactgcctgctttaaaaaaaaaaaactttaatatttTGAGCCTGTTCCGTATTTTACGAactataagtcacacctgagtataagtcggaCCAACCAAAAATATACaatgaaaagaggaaaaaaatactaaatcacATTGGAGTACAAGTCgctttttttgggagggcaatttttttatttgaccagAAACTTAGAACTAACATACAAAAAAgcaacaatagtaaaatggggAACAACAGGCCAAATAGTAAATAGTTCTGTTACCTTAACAGTTTTTCAGTTAACTATTggctaaaataaaaacatgtcagGCTTCTGGTTGGTGGtcagagattaaaaaaatatagatatgtaaattttacatttgaatgTTATTTGCAGGTCCAGCCAAACTACAAAAACTGCGacctatagtccggaaaatacggcatTCAATTGGGATAGTATTTCAAGGTTCTTTTACCCTATTACCCTTCATATTAATAATGCTAATATTTATATAAGAATTTAGGAAAATTATTTAGttgatatttattgttttcttgtTCGGACtcctattttttaatgtatcttAATTAGAGTACTTTAATCAAcattaacatatttatattaacaTACTTTGTTATGAAAATAATATAAGAAAATTTAGATAACCAGTAGGCTAGTATAAATAAAGGCATGTGCATATACTACTGCAGGATTTAACGACATCAGTCGAATTTTTACCTGCGAAATTCAGAAGTAAGGGAAtgatgaatatatacatatttgcgCTGTACTGATTGCTGTTGGAAGTTTGGCGACGCCTTCAATGAAAACCGCTTTTAGAGCAGATTTCCCCTCTCACGGAAGGAG
It encodes the following:
- the ubl7b gene encoding ubiquitin-like protein 7b, whose product is MASSDWHLSLKLLDQPKSTFHFPEMMPGDVAPGGYRVATLKQLVAAQLSDCIPDPDLIELVHCGRKLKDDFTLDACGIQPGSTLHILKKTWPEPESIAEPVNRATASREFRMLHAALHSLHSTYRESVYKMLTNKESLDQIIVATPGLRSDPVALGVLQDKDLFVQFTDPNMLDTLISSHPALVNAIILVLHSVAGSTPAQSTATSASSRNASASSYSDMPGGFMFEGMSDDDEDFQSGSPAGPPSRAGVSAGMRPLSLNHSGAAGPRPITQSELATALALASTPESSAVTPTTASQGEPSGGGPPMPAGTPVSNDLFSQALQQALQATNMSALQGRWQSQLQQLRDMGIQDEELMLRALQATDGDIQAALELIFAGGPGL